One Brevibacillus choshinensis genomic window carries:
- a CDS encoding acyl-CoA thioesterase has protein sequence MNPVVHSHRLRVRYSETDQMGVVYHTNYLNWFEVGRTEFIRHADLTYRELEEKGVLLPLTDASISYKKPAKYDDEVEIRTHVDEITSVRLTFAYEIVRVSDAELLVTGKTMHVFTNAAFKPIRLSRTEPDVYEWLENQHKGGE, from the coding sequence GTGAATCCTGTCGTTCATTCGCACCGTTTGCGTGTCCGTTACAGTGAGACCGATCAAATGGGCGTCGTCTACCATACCAATTACTTAAATTGGTTTGAAGTTGGCCGCACCGAATTTATTCGCCACGCGGATCTGACTTATCGAGAGCTGGAAGAAAAGGGTGTATTGCTTCCTCTGACTGATGCAAGTATTTCCTATAAAAAACCGGCGAAGTACGACGACGAGGTCGAGATTCGGACCCATGTGGACGAAATCACGTCAGTGCGATTGACCTTTGCCTACGAAATCGTCCGGGTCAGCGATGCCGAGCTTTTGGTCACAGGCAAGACGATGCATGTATTTACGAATGCCGCATTTAAACCCATTCGTCTATCCCGCACAGAACCAGACGTGTACGAATGGCTAGAGAATCAACACAAAGGGGGAGAATAA
- a CDS encoding FxsA family protein, producing the protein MLLRILIVLFIVVPAIELWGLISIGKVIGGWSTVALVILTGIVGAWLAKQQGIQVVRNVQFQLSRGQMPTESLIDGALVLSGGIMLLFPGFFSDVMGILLLIPYTRLIVRHLIKKWLWSMISSGKIQLLFRR; encoded by the coding sequence ATGCTGCTGCGCATCCTCATCGTCTTGTTTATTGTCGTACCCGCCATCGAACTTTGGGGTCTTATTTCAATAGGCAAAGTGATTGGGGGATGGAGCACGGTTGCTTTGGTCATCTTAACGGGAATTGTCGGCGCATGGCTGGCCAAGCAGCAAGGCATCCAGGTCGTCCGCAACGTTCAGTTTCAGCTCTCGCGTGGCCAGATGCCGACAGAATCCCTGATTGATGGTGCTCTTGTTCTCTCTGGTGGGATTATGCTGTTGTTCCCGGGTTTCTTCTCAGATGTGATGGGGATCCTCCTGTTGATCCCGTATACGCGCCTCATCGTGCGGCATTTGATCAAAAAATGGCTGTGGTCGATGATCTCATCGGGCAAGATCCAGCTCTTGTTTCGCAGGTAA
- the ytvI gene encoding sporulation integral membrane protein YtvI: MNQENWVERLFQIIRFLWVCLLVYLVIWVIQFATPLLYPFLIALVIALLINRPVTFMSRKFRFPRWLSVTICLLLLMLLAVGAVTLIVTETVVEIGDLAKRLPGFAAELSQYLQRTISQEFLMGIYNQIQWLYTQLDPDFQQKVDSTIGSGISTITHTGQDLIVRFLDGLKNFLVSLPNMATVSVISLMGAFFISKDFHQWEARFRRILPKGVNSRLDQIFHDLRGALVGFLKAQLTLISLTAAIVIIGLLIMRVEYAITIGLITGLVDLLPYLGTGTVFIPWIIYLFFKGNYTLVIGLSILYAVVLIFRQIIEPKVVAENVGLDPLLALVALFVGLQLFGFLGLIIGPVSLVMINALVKADVFFDIWGYIRGKRT, encoded by the coding sequence TTGAATCAGGAAAACTGGGTGGAGAGACTGTTTCAAATCATTCGGTTTTTATGGGTTTGCCTGCTTGTCTATCTCGTAATATGGGTCATTCAGTTTGCAACACCCTTACTTTACCCATTTCTAATTGCTTTAGTCATCGCCCTGCTGATCAACCGGCCTGTTACTTTCATGTCGAGAAAGTTTCGATTCCCGCGCTGGCTGTCCGTGACGATCTGCTTGCTTTTGCTCATGCTGCTGGCAGTCGGTGCAGTCACGCTGATCGTAACGGAGACCGTCGTAGAAATTGGCGATCTGGCCAAGCGCCTGCCCGGTTTTGCTGCAGAGCTGTCTCAGTATTTGCAGCGCACGATCTCTCAGGAATTTCTCATGGGGATCTACAATCAAATCCAGTGGCTTTACACACAGCTAGATCCCGATTTCCAGCAAAAAGTTGACTCTACGATTGGGAGTGGCATTTCGACGATCACTCACACGGGGCAGGATCTGATCGTCCGCTTTTTGGATGGTCTCAAAAATTTCCTCGTTTCCTTGCCGAATATGGCCACCGTTTCGGTGATTTCCTTGATGGGCGCCTTCTTTATTTCGAAGGACTTCCACCAATGGGAAGCGCGCTTCCGCAGAATACTACCCAAAGGGGTCAACAGTCGACTCGATCAAATCTTCCACGATCTGCGCGGTGCCCTCGTCGGCTTTCTGAAAGCGCAGCTGACGCTGATCTCCCTCACGGCGGCGATCGTCATCATCGGGCTCCTGATCATGCGTGTAGAATACGCAATCACAATCGGTTTGATTACGGGTCTCGTCGATTTGCTGCCTTATCTGGGTACGGGGACCGTCTTCATCCCTTGGATCATCTATCTGTTTTTTAAAGGAAATTACACGCTCGTCATCGGACTTTCCATCCTGTATGCGGTCGTGCTGATCTTCCGCCAGATTATCGAACCAAAAGTGGTCGCTGAAAACGTGGGACTGGACCCGCTATTGGCATTGGTAGCCTTGTTTGTCGGCTTGCAGCTCTTTGGTTTTTTGGGACTGATCATTGGTCCCGTCTCTCTGGTCATGATCAATGCCCTTGTCAAAGCTGATGTCTTTTTTGATATATGGGGTTATATCAGAGGAAAGCGTACATAA
- the citZ gene encoding citrate synthase, translating into MTATRGLEGIVAAESSICSIVDGVLCYGGINIDELAEHATFEEVVYLLWHGALPKRDQLETLKKQLGESAAVPAEVIESIRKYPEGIHPMAALRTAVSSLALYDTEAQDMSTEANYRKAIRLMAQTPTLIAAYERLRKGLEPVAPRADYTIAQNFLYMLKGEVPTETAVKALDVALILHADHELNASTFAARVTVATLTDIYSGIVSAIGTLKGPLHGGANEAVAKMLTEIGSMDKVEGYVRSKLDNKEKIMGFGHRVYKDGDPRAKWLKQMSKALTAQIGRPELYEMSVKIDDMVTGEKGLKPNVDFYSASVYISLGLEIDLFTPIFAISRMSGWTAHIMEQYENNRLIRPRADYTGPVNQHYVPIDRR; encoded by the coding sequence ATGACAGCAACCCGTGGACTGGAAGGCATTGTTGCAGCAGAATCATCAATCTGTTCGATCGTAGATGGCGTTCTCTGCTACGGCGGGATCAACATCGACGAGCTTGCAGAACATGCGACCTTTGAAGAGGTTGTATATTTACTCTGGCATGGAGCGTTACCGAAGCGTGATCAGCTGGAAACCTTGAAAAAGCAATTGGGCGAATCCGCCGCTGTACCTGCGGAAGTGATCGAAAGCATCCGTAAGTATCCAGAAGGCATCCACCCAATGGCTGCGTTGCGCACAGCTGTCTCTTCGCTAGCGCTCTACGATACAGAAGCGCAAGACATGTCTACAGAAGCGAACTACAGAAAAGCGATCCGCTTGATGGCTCAAACTCCTACTTTGATCGCAGCTTACGAACGCCTGCGCAAAGGTCTGGAACCAGTAGCTCCTCGCGCGGACTACACCATCGCTCAAAACTTCCTGTACATGCTCAAAGGGGAAGTGCCTACTGAAACAGCTGTAAAAGCTCTGGATGTAGCCCTGATCCTGCATGCAGACCACGAACTGAACGCATCTACCTTTGCTGCTCGTGTAACCGTTGCCACTCTGACTGATATCTACTCCGGTATCGTGTCTGCAATCGGCACGCTGAAAGGCCCTCTGCATGGAGGAGCAAATGAAGCGGTAGCGAAAATGCTGACTGAAATCGGCAGCATGGACAAAGTGGAAGGCTATGTTCGCAGCAAGCTGGACAACAAAGAAAAAATCATGGGCTTCGGACACCGTGTATACAAAGACGGCGACCCGCGTGCAAAATGGCTCAAACAAATGTCCAAAGCACTGACTGCACAAATCGGACGTCCAGAACTGTATGAGATGTCTGTAAAAATCGACGACATGGTAACGGGCGAAAAAGGCCTGAAACCAAACGTAGACTTCTACTCCGCATCCGTTTACATTTCTCTGGGTCTGGAAATCGACCTGTTCACACCGATCTTTGCAATCAGCCGTATGTCCGGCTGGACTGCACACATCATGGAACAGTATGAAAATAACCGCTTGATCCGTCCTCGTGCGGATTACACAGGTCCGGTCAATCAGCATTACGTGCCAATCGACCGTCGCTAA